The Coffea arabica cultivar ET-39 chromosome 1e, Coffea Arabica ET-39 HiFi, whole genome shotgun sequence genome has a window encoding:
- the LOC113704367 gene encoding uncharacterized protein isoform X1: MRKKLDTRFPAGAGEWRDYCFCKLKALAGWCLIFGAVEIGLPKYSGCQRLGFKARIKKIMQADEDVGKIAMAVPLLVSKSLELFLQDLCDRTYEITLKRGAKTVNSLHLKQCVQSFNVFDFLRDIVSRVPDLGGSEAAAEGSSARKRKAIEDEGNDSDNEAKKSHVSETGHTSGRGRGRGRGRGRGRANRTLEKESISQHEKYEDDLDISLQNGDKKSINIKRMDNGANPDDTKISLVAQNAEAPVRNFDLNVDLNENADSAAIPAGTPSTSSAKPPMEVRPEEYPGWSLADMESMAIDPVQLAKLNQRIEEEEEDYDEEG, encoded by the exons ATGAGGAAGAAGCTCGACACTCGTTTCCCAGCC GGAGCTGGTGAATGGAGGGATTATTGTTTTTGCAAGTTGAAAGCTTTAGCAG GTTGGTGTTTGATCTTCGGAGCTGTTGAGATAGGATTACCCAAGTATAGTGGCTGCCAGAGGTTAGGGTTTAAG GCTAGGATCAAGAAAATTATGCAAGCTGATGAAGATGTAGGGAAGATTGCTATGGCTGTACCTCTTCTAGTGT CTAAATCTTTGGAGTTGTTTCTGCAAGATCTTTGTGACCGAACGTATGAGATCACTCTTAAGAGGGGTGCAAAAACAGTTAACTCTTTGCACTT GAAACAATGTGTGCAGAGCTTTAATGTGTTTGACTTTCTGAGAGATATTGTGAGTAGGGTACCAGACCTAGGTGGTTCAGAAGCTGCTGCTGAGGGATCTTCCGCTAGAAAAAG GAAGGCTATTGAAGATGAAGGGAACGACAGTGACAATGAAGCCAAGAAGAGCCACGTG TCCGAGACTGGCCACACCAGTGGGAGAGGAAGGGGAAGAGGAAGAGGGAGAGGTCGTGGTAGAGCTAATCGGACTTTGGAGAAAGAATCAATTTCTCAGCATGAAAAGTATGAAGACGACCTAGACATTTCGCTACAAAATGGTGACAAGAAAAgtataaatatcaaaagaatggATAATGGAGCAAATCCAGATGATACGAAAATCTCTTTGGTTGCGCAAAATGCCGAGGCACCAGTTCGAAATTTTGATCTTAATGTGGACCTGAATGAAAATGCAGATTCCGCAGCCATACCAGCTGGAACCCCTTCTACCTCATCGGCAAAGCCTCCTATGGAGGTGAGGCCTGAAGAGTACCCTGGTTGGTCCCTTGCTGACATGGAATCGATGGCTATTGATCCTGTTCAACTTGCTAAACTGAATCAGAGgatagaggaagaagaggaagattatGATGAAGAGGGATAA
- the LOC113704367 gene encoding uncharacterized protein isoform X2 translates to MRKKLDTRFPAGAGEWRDYCFCKLKALAGWCLIFGAVEIGLPKYSGCQRLGFKARIKKIMQADEDVGKIAMAVPLLVYLCDRTYEITLKRGAKTVNSLHLKQCVQSFNVFDFLRDIVSRVPDLGGSEAAAEGSSARKRKAIEDEGNDSDNEAKKSHVSETGHTSGRGRGRGRGRGRGRANRTLEKESISQHEKYEDDLDISLQNGDKKSINIKRMDNGANPDDTKISLVAQNAEAPVRNFDLNVDLNENADSAAIPAGTPSTSSAKPPMEVRPEEYPGWSLADMESMAIDPVQLAKLNQRIEEEEEDYDEEG, encoded by the exons ATGAGGAAGAAGCTCGACACTCGTTTCCCAGCC GGAGCTGGTGAATGGAGGGATTATTGTTTTTGCAAGTTGAAAGCTTTAGCAG GTTGGTGTTTGATCTTCGGAGCTGTTGAGATAGGATTACCCAAGTATAGTGGCTGCCAGAGGTTAGGGTTTAAG GCTAGGATCAAGAAAATTATGCAAGCTGATGAAGATGTAGGGAAGATTGCTATGGCTGTACCTCTTCTAGTGT ATCTTTGTGACCGAACGTATGAGATCACTCTTAAGAGGGGTGCAAAAACAGTTAACTCTTTGCACTT GAAACAATGTGTGCAGAGCTTTAATGTGTTTGACTTTCTGAGAGATATTGTGAGTAGGGTACCAGACCTAGGTGGTTCAGAAGCTGCTGCTGAGGGATCTTCCGCTAGAAAAAG GAAGGCTATTGAAGATGAAGGGAACGACAGTGACAATGAAGCCAAGAAGAGCCACGTG TCCGAGACTGGCCACACCAGTGGGAGAGGAAGGGGAAGAGGAAGAGGGAGAGGTCGTGGTAGAGCTAATCGGACTTTGGAGAAAGAATCAATTTCTCAGCATGAAAAGTATGAAGACGACCTAGACATTTCGCTACAAAATGGTGACAAGAAAAgtataaatatcaaaagaatggATAATGGAGCAAATCCAGATGATACGAAAATCTCTTTGGTTGCGCAAAATGCCGAGGCACCAGTTCGAAATTTTGATCTTAATGTGGACCTGAATGAAAATGCAGATTCCGCAGCCATACCAGCTGGAACCCCTTCTACCTCATCGGCAAAGCCTCCTATGGAGGTGAGGCCTGAAGAGTACCCTGGTTGGTCCCTTGCTGACATGGAATCGATGGCTATTGATCCTGTTCAACTTGCTAAACTGAATCAGAGgatagaggaagaagaggaagattatGATGAAGAGGGATAA
- the LOC113704367 gene encoding uncharacterized protein isoform X5, producing the protein MRKKLDTRFPAARIKKIMQADEDVGKIAMAVPLLVYLCDRTYEITLKRGAKTVNSLHLKQCVQSFNVFDFLRDIVSRVPDLGGSEAAAEGSSARKRKAIEDEGNDSDNEAKKSHVSETGHTSGRGRGRGRGRGRGRANRTLEKESISQHEKYEDDLDISLQNGDKKSINIKRMDNGANPDDTKISLVAQNAEAPVRNFDLNVDLNENADSAAIPAGTPSTSSAKPPMEVRPEEYPGWSLADMESMAIDPVQLAKLNQRIEEEEEDYDEEG; encoded by the exons ATGAGGAAGAAGCTCGACACTCGTTTCCCAGCC GCTAGGATCAAGAAAATTATGCAAGCTGATGAAGATGTAGGGAAGATTGCTATGGCTGTACCTCTTCTAGTGT ATCTTTGTGACCGAACGTATGAGATCACTCTTAAGAGGGGTGCAAAAACAGTTAACTCTTTGCACTT GAAACAATGTGTGCAGAGCTTTAATGTGTTTGACTTTCTGAGAGATATTGTGAGTAGGGTACCAGACCTAGGTGGTTCAGAAGCTGCTGCTGAGGGATCTTCCGCTAGAAAAAG GAAGGCTATTGAAGATGAAGGGAACGACAGTGACAATGAAGCCAAGAAGAGCCACGTG TCCGAGACTGGCCACACCAGTGGGAGAGGAAGGGGAAGAGGAAGAGGGAGAGGTCGTGGTAGAGCTAATCGGACTTTGGAGAAAGAATCAATTTCTCAGCATGAAAAGTATGAAGACGACCTAGACATTTCGCTACAAAATGGTGACAAGAAAAgtataaatatcaaaagaatggATAATGGAGCAAATCCAGATGATACGAAAATCTCTTTGGTTGCGCAAAATGCCGAGGCACCAGTTCGAAATTTTGATCTTAATGTGGACCTGAATGAAAATGCAGATTCCGCAGCCATACCAGCTGGAACCCCTTCTACCTCATCGGCAAAGCCTCCTATGGAGGTGAGGCCTGAAGAGTACCCTGGTTGGTCCCTTGCTGACATGGAATCGATGGCTATTGATCCTGTTCAACTTGCTAAACTGAATCAGAGgatagaggaagaagaggaagattatGATGAAGAGGGATAA
- the LOC113704367 gene encoding uncharacterized protein isoform X4: protein MRKKLDTRFPAARIKKIMQADEDVGKIAMAVPLLVSKSLELFLQDLCDRTYEITLKRGAKTVNSLHLKQCVQSFNVFDFLRDIVSRVPDLGGSEAAAEGSSARKRKAIEDEGNDSDNEAKKSHVSETGHTSGRGRGRGRGRGRGRANRTLEKESISQHEKYEDDLDISLQNGDKKSINIKRMDNGANPDDTKISLVAQNAEAPVRNFDLNVDLNENADSAAIPAGTPSTSSAKPPMEVRPEEYPGWSLADMESMAIDPVQLAKLNQRIEEEEEDYDEEG from the exons ATGAGGAAGAAGCTCGACACTCGTTTCCCAGCC GCTAGGATCAAGAAAATTATGCAAGCTGATGAAGATGTAGGGAAGATTGCTATGGCTGTACCTCTTCTAGTGT CTAAATCTTTGGAGTTGTTTCTGCAAGATCTTTGTGACCGAACGTATGAGATCACTCTTAAGAGGGGTGCAAAAACAGTTAACTCTTTGCACTT GAAACAATGTGTGCAGAGCTTTAATGTGTTTGACTTTCTGAGAGATATTGTGAGTAGGGTACCAGACCTAGGTGGTTCAGAAGCTGCTGCTGAGGGATCTTCCGCTAGAAAAAG GAAGGCTATTGAAGATGAAGGGAACGACAGTGACAATGAAGCCAAGAAGAGCCACGTG TCCGAGACTGGCCACACCAGTGGGAGAGGAAGGGGAAGAGGAAGAGGGAGAGGTCGTGGTAGAGCTAATCGGACTTTGGAGAAAGAATCAATTTCTCAGCATGAAAAGTATGAAGACGACCTAGACATTTCGCTACAAAATGGTGACAAGAAAAgtataaatatcaaaagaatggATAATGGAGCAAATCCAGATGATACGAAAATCTCTTTGGTTGCGCAAAATGCCGAGGCACCAGTTCGAAATTTTGATCTTAATGTGGACCTGAATGAAAATGCAGATTCCGCAGCCATACCAGCTGGAACCCCTTCTACCTCATCGGCAAAGCCTCCTATGGAGGTGAGGCCTGAAGAGTACCCTGGTTGGTCCCTTGCTGACATGGAATCGATGGCTATTGATCCTGTTCAACTTGCTAAACTGAATCAGAGgatagaggaagaagaggaagattatGATGAAGAGGGATAA
- the LOC113704367 gene encoding uncharacterized protein isoform X3 has translation MSCTLVVMILIGWCLIFGAVEIGLPKYSGCQRLGFKARIKKIMQADEDVGKIAMAVPLLVSKSLELFLQDLCDRTYEITLKRGAKTVNSLHLKQCVQSFNVFDFLRDIVSRVPDLGGSEAAAEGSSARKRKAIEDEGNDSDNEAKKSHVSETGHTSGRGRGRGRGRGRGRANRTLEKESISQHEKYEDDLDISLQNGDKKSINIKRMDNGANPDDTKISLVAQNAEAPVRNFDLNVDLNENADSAAIPAGTPSTSSAKPPMEVRPEEYPGWSLADMESMAIDPVQLAKLNQRIEEEEEDYDEEG, from the exons ATGAGTTGTACTCTTGTGGTTATGATTTTGATAGGTTGGTGTTTGATCTTCGGAGCTGTTGAGATAGGATTACCCAAGTATAGTGGCTGCCAGAGGTTAGGGTTTAAG GCTAGGATCAAGAAAATTATGCAAGCTGATGAAGATGTAGGGAAGATTGCTATGGCTGTACCTCTTCTAGTGT CTAAATCTTTGGAGTTGTTTCTGCAAGATCTTTGTGACCGAACGTATGAGATCACTCTTAAGAGGGGTGCAAAAACAGTTAACTCTTTGCACTT GAAACAATGTGTGCAGAGCTTTAATGTGTTTGACTTTCTGAGAGATATTGTGAGTAGGGTACCAGACCTAGGTGGTTCAGAAGCTGCTGCTGAGGGATCTTCCGCTAGAAAAAG GAAGGCTATTGAAGATGAAGGGAACGACAGTGACAATGAAGCCAAGAAGAGCCACGTG TCCGAGACTGGCCACACCAGTGGGAGAGGAAGGGGAAGAGGAAGAGGGAGAGGTCGTGGTAGAGCTAATCGGACTTTGGAGAAAGAATCAATTTCTCAGCATGAAAAGTATGAAGACGACCTAGACATTTCGCTACAAAATGGTGACAAGAAAAgtataaatatcaaaagaatggATAATGGAGCAAATCCAGATGATACGAAAATCTCTTTGGTTGCGCAAAATGCCGAGGCACCAGTTCGAAATTTTGATCTTAATGTGGACCTGAATGAAAATGCAGATTCCGCAGCCATACCAGCTGGAACCCCTTCTACCTCATCGGCAAAGCCTCCTATGGAGGTGAGGCCTGAAGAGTACCCTGGTTGGTCCCTTGCTGACATGGAATCGATGGCTATTGATCCTGTTCAACTTGCTAAACTGAATCAGAGgatagaggaagaagaggaagattatGATGAAGAGGGATAA
- the LOC113704367 gene encoding uncharacterized protein isoform X6 yields the protein MQADEDVGKIAMAVPLLVSKSLELFLQDLCDRTYEITLKRGAKTVNSLHLKQCVQSFNVFDFLRDIVSRVPDLGGSEAAAEGSSARKRKAIEDEGNDSDNEAKKSHVSETGHTSGRGRGRGRGRGRGRANRTLEKESISQHEKYEDDLDISLQNGDKKSINIKRMDNGANPDDTKISLVAQNAEAPVRNFDLNVDLNENADSAAIPAGTPSTSSAKPPMEVRPEEYPGWSLADMESMAIDPVQLAKLNQRIEEEEEDYDEEG from the exons ATGCAAGCTGATGAAGATGTAGGGAAGATTGCTATGGCTGTACCTCTTCTAGTGT CTAAATCTTTGGAGTTGTTTCTGCAAGATCTTTGTGACCGAACGTATGAGATCACTCTTAAGAGGGGTGCAAAAACAGTTAACTCTTTGCACTT GAAACAATGTGTGCAGAGCTTTAATGTGTTTGACTTTCTGAGAGATATTGTGAGTAGGGTACCAGACCTAGGTGGTTCAGAAGCTGCTGCTGAGGGATCTTCCGCTAGAAAAAG GAAGGCTATTGAAGATGAAGGGAACGACAGTGACAATGAAGCCAAGAAGAGCCACGTG TCCGAGACTGGCCACACCAGTGGGAGAGGAAGGGGAAGAGGAAGAGGGAGAGGTCGTGGTAGAGCTAATCGGACTTTGGAGAAAGAATCAATTTCTCAGCATGAAAAGTATGAAGACGACCTAGACATTTCGCTACAAAATGGTGACAAGAAAAgtataaatatcaaaagaatggATAATGGAGCAAATCCAGATGATACGAAAATCTCTTTGGTTGCGCAAAATGCCGAGGCACCAGTTCGAAATTTTGATCTTAATGTGGACCTGAATGAAAATGCAGATTCCGCAGCCATACCAGCTGGAACCCCTTCTACCTCATCGGCAAAGCCTCCTATGGAGGTGAGGCCTGAAGAGTACCCTGGTTGGTCCCTTGCTGACATGGAATCGATGGCTATTGATCCTGTTCAACTTGCTAAACTGAATCAGAGgatagaggaagaagaggaagattatGATGAAGAGGGATAA
- the LOC140009759 gene encoding cysteine proteinase inhibitor A-like, with translation MAKVGGISESKGNENSLEIESLAKFAVDDYNKKQNALLEFQKVINSKEQVVAGTVYYLTIEVKDGNQKKLYEAKVWVKPWLNFKEVQEFKPAAGDTSA, from the exons ATGGCAAAAGTTGGTGGGATCAGTGAATCTAAGGGCAATGAGAACAGCCTTGAAATTGAGAGCCTGGCTAAGTTTGCTGTGGATGATTACAACAAGAAACAG AATGCCCTTTTGGAATTTCAGAAGGTGATCAACAGTAAAGAGCAGGTGGTTGCTGGTACCGTGTACTATCTGACCATTGAGGTGAAAGATGGGAATCAGAAGAAGCTTTATGAGGCCAAAGTTTGGGTGAAGCCATGGTTGAACTTCAAGGAGGTTCAAGAATTCAAGCCTGCTGCTGGTGATACTAGTGCCTAA